Proteins from one Malania oleifera isolate guangnan ecotype guangnan chromosome 4, ASM2987363v1, whole genome shotgun sequence genomic window:
- the LOC131153906 gene encoding transcription factor MYB4-like: MERAPCCEKMGLKKGPWTREEDQILISYIQKYGHENWRALPKLAGLMRCGKSCRLRWTNYLRPGIKRGNFTKEEEETIIKLHHILGNRWSAIAARLPGRTDNEIKNIWHTQLKKRALKQNPTAHNVNNTCSRGQYFPDLSMHDVVYSPISPLKFPGNLSGGDIPAITAMRPCLEERAQLIMTAASVSRPGESNNNNNGNFPVVADSRVHQYPASHVEPGSAMNLEVTEDDMDFWYNLLIKAGDSV, from the exons ATGGAGAGGGCGCCGTGCTGTGAGAAGATGGGACTGAAGAAGGGGCCATGGACTCGCGAAGAAGATCAGATTTTGATCTCTTATATTCAGAAATACGGCCATGAAAATTGGCGCGCTCTTCCCAAACTAGCTG GGTTGATGAGGTGCGGGAAGAGTTGCAGGCTTCGATGGACGAATTATCTTCGACCAGGTATTAAACGAGGAAACTTCAccaaggaagaagaagaaaccaTCATCAAGCTGCATCATATTCTTGGAAATAG GTGGTCAGCCATTGCTGCAAGATTGCCCGGACGAACTGACAACGAGATTAAAAATATATGGCACACCCAATTGAAGAAGAGAGCCCTCAAGCAAAACCCTACCGCGCATAACGTCAACAACACTTGCAGCAGAGGCCAGTACTTCCCAGACCTGTCCATGCACGACGTCGTTTACTCCCCCATTTCCCCTCTGAAATTTCCCGGCAACTTATCCGGCGGAGACATTCCGGCGATAACAGCCATGCGGCCGTGCTTGGAAGAGCGCGCGCAGCTCATCATGACTGCAGCCTCCGTGAGCCGTCCCGGagaaagcaataataataacaatggcAACTTTCCAGTTGTCGCTGATTCTAGGGTTCATCAGTATCCTGCTTCTCACGTGGAACCAGGGAGTGCTATGAATTTGGAAGTGACAGAGGATGACATGGATTTTTGGTACAACCTGTTGATAAAGGCAGGAGACTCTGTGTAG
- the LOC131153907 gene encoding uncharacterized protein LOC131153907 produces the protein MRQEPRQSIAEFHAQSIKLFAAYRDHRQFMYFMMHIRDEFENTQASLLHRSSLPTLEVALAELISEETRQQTRRAHSTNMVLAIAPSSSSTQATLAAAVASSKPRRFHGQCHYCKEDGHRISDFPKKKTKDARDALKTKASYSSKPVVAVSTSYSISTPSFVPPLSSLSIADLEAIITQDPKTGQLVGTGRKVGCLFELTSLHLPHSCSPPSFSAVVSSSV, from the exons ATGCGTCAGGAACCTCGACAATCTATTGCCGagtttcatgctcag TCGATCAAACTTTTTGCTGCATATCGAGACCATCGTCAGTTTATgtactttatgatgcatatccgGGACGAATTTGAGAATACTCAAGCTTCCTTGTTACATCGCTCTtctcttcctacacttgaggttgctcttgcGGAGCTCATTTCTGAGGAGACACGCCAACAAACTCGTCGGGCTCATTCTACAAATATGGTTTTAGCTATTGCTCCGTCTAGTTCCTCTACTCAGGCTACTCTTGCTGCAGCTGTTGCATCTTCTAAACCGCGTCGTTTCCACGGCCAGTGTCACTATTGTAAGGAAGATGGTCACCGTATTTCCGATTTTCCTAAGAAGAAGACCAAGGATGCTAGGGATGCTCTCAAGACTAAGGCCTCTTACTCTTCCAAGCCCGTTGTTGCTGTCTCCACCAGCTACTCAATTTCTACTCCATCTTTTGTGCCTCCTTTGTCATCTCTTTCTATagctgaccttgaggcaattatcacccag gatccgAAGACGGGCCAACTTGTTGGGACCGGGCGAAAAGTTGGTTGCCTGTTCGAGCTCACATCTCTGCATTTGCCTCATTCGTGTTCTCCTCCGTCTTTTTCTGCTGTAGTGTCTTCTAGTGTTTGA